A stretch of DNA from Tachysurus vachellii isolate PV-2020 chromosome 4, HZAU_Pvac_v1, whole genome shotgun sequence:
CCAAAGCAGTTCAGAAGATTCTGCCTGGGAAGGAGCTTAATGCTATGAAGAATTTCCTTCAAAAGCAACCAGCACCACATGCACAGCGAAGGGAAAACCTGCCCAGTGAGGTACACTATTTTCCTTTATTTGGTACAGGAAAGAGAAAAGGTGATTCTAGGAGGCTAATATAAAATGTGGCCCTGAATGCTGTCTTTTAGATCGAAGACACAGAGCATGTGATGACCGAAGAGGAGATCGAGGTAGCCGCTCAGGCTTGGAGTAAAGGACTACCAGAGTGTGATGAGCCCGTAAAAAGGCAACACCCTATGTAAGATTCTAATCTTCtccaacataacacacacagagtggaaGATTAAATTCTTGAgtaatgtaataatgtgtaAAGAGTTGTAGGAGCGTCGTAATGGAAAAAAAGGATTTTCAGATCTCCCTCTTTTCCAACTCCAAACTCACTAATATCTTACAGCAGTGCTCGAGAGTCTAGAATCAACACATGacttaacaaaaataaaaatgtttgcaaGGTTGGAAGATGAGTTCCTTTTCAAAACGTGATATCTGGCGGTTTTAAATACGAACGCATCATATTGCGTCTTTGCAAAATGAAGCCAAGCCCACTTATTTTCGGTGTGAGATTAAGCAGGTTAACGCAGAAAAATACGGTGTCATATTTTTTACCCTGCTTTACCAATACTGACAATATTTCTGGAGTTGACTGGTGTTGGCCAACTTAAACAAGTTAAAAATTCTTAGAACTTTTAATTTAGACAAATTTATCAAATAGTTTATCTGATGATGATAAAGCAAATATGAGATTATTAAgcagataaataattaaattgtcaTTCTTCTGGCAGATCATTTAATTTGTCTTACTAAACATTTTCACGTAGTCTTCTGAATAGATGGCGTCTATAATGACGTAACCATTTATCATCATAAAGAACTTTAACTCCCATGTTTAGATTGCTGTCACAACGAATCACATTCATCCATATCTGCTGTATTCCTGCAAATCTGTTCTCATTAATGTAGTTGTAATGTGTAGATGTGATGTTTGTAATGTGATGTTTGTGATTTACTCAGTTTACCTAAGGAAGGGAAGCGTAATGTGCTGGTAACCAGCGCACTGCCGTACGTCAACAACGTGCCTCATCTTGGCAACATCATCGGTTGCGTGCTCAGCGCTGATGTGTTCTCCAGGTAACATAACCCTCTGCTCTGCTTTACtcattttgtttgcatttattatGAAGCACTGATGGAACAAATACAGTAGGCGGACCTGCCTTTCTAGCTGGTTGCTTTGCGGTTTCATGgttaaatacaaatttttttttttggttgtttttttagcAGTGCACTCTTTGTCTCTATAGAAATATTTTAAGCTAAATTGTGAATATGTAAGAAAATCTTGTTCCCCCATCTGAATATGTTTTGTACACATCTTGTTTTTTCAGTTCAGTTAATAGTTCAGTAAACCAAGCTGTTTCTCTATACGTCTCACTTGCTGTCTCTCGCCGCAGATATGGCCGTTTGCGTGACTGGAACCTGCTGTATGTGTGCGGGACAGACGAGTATGGCACCGCAACAGAGAATAAGGCTCTTGAGGAGGGTATAACGCCCCAACAGATCTGCGACAAATACTTTGCAGTTCACAGTGCCATCTACAAGTGGTTCCAGATCGACTTTGACTATTTCGGCCGCACCACCACTCAGCAACAGACAGAGTATGATGATAAAATGCATGCGTGACATAGAAACACTCTTAGAAATGGATAATGTGCtgaattaaatgtgtttctgaAGTTTAAAGAATTCAGTAACACGCTTTACTTGTTTCAGTGGCACATCATGTTGCTCTGTGCCCTAACAGATtagtaattattttaatgatgttgAAGAGCTAACTGAAATTTGATTGAGACTAAATGCATTTAAGAAAAACGGTTTGTTACCCTATGACATAAAATTAAGAGATTAACTTCAAATATTGAGCTCCCTTTTTGCTTATACGTATTTACTCTTACTACTTTCTCTCAGAATTTCACAGAACATATTCTTTCGTTTATATGAGCGGGGATTTCTGCACGAGGACATAGTGGAGCAGCTGCGCTGTGAGAACTGCCAGCGCTTCCTAGCTGATCGCTTTGTGGAGGGTGTGTGTCCTAACTGCAAATATCCCGAAGCCAGAGGGGACCAGTGTGATAAGTGTGGCCGACTCATTAACGCTGTGGATCTCAAGGTACAATTATAAAACCCATTTCAGCAACACCTCTGGATAATAACAAGAAAACTTCCTCTTCACTCTGATTCTGCCTTCTagtttacatgcacacacaactgTTATACTTAGTATGAAGATGATACTGTGCATCCTTATTTCAAAATTGGattctaacttttttttaagttattgtGGCCATCTTTTTTGTGATCCCCCATAGGATCCGCAGTGTAAGGTGTGTGGACAGACTCCTGTGATTCGCACATCTAAGCACTTGTTTCTCGACCTTCCCAAGGTAACTACTTTGTGTTTATTGATAAAATAATACATCTACATGTATTCTTTTAGATTAACCCTGCTTGTGTGCATTTATTAGCTAGAAGGAGAGCTGGAGACATGGCTGGAGCAGTCTTGTAATACTGGTGACTGGACAGCGAACGCTAAGCAGATCACTCGCTCATGGATAAGAGACGGCCTGAAGCCACGCTGCATCACACGAGATCTGAAGTGGGGGACACCTGTACCACTCCCAGAATATAGTGAGAAGGTAAGCAAAGTGCTCTAAATACAGTTACAACAGGTTGATCTTATTTTATACTAAACAGGCACCTGATTTACCTGCTGGCGTCCATCTTTCTTTAAAGGTGTTTTACGTCTGGTTCGATGCCCCCATCGGCTACCTCTCCATAACGGCCAACTACACCAGCGAATGGGAGAAATGGTGGAAGAACCCACAACAGGTGAAAAATCTCAACCCCTCAAACACATTATCCCAAATTCCTGCTCACTACATGTGTTCATCACACCCCTCAACACCCTGATATAGTGGCGGAGCAACAAGCAACAGACACGTTTTACAAAAgcaaatgtacattttacatCTTCACACAATGCCAAGACAAAGTACGTTTATAAAACTAAACAATATCCTTTTAACATCATAAATGGTATGTGAAATAATACAAGTAAGCCTATTCTGTCTTTTGCTCCTGAGAATAATACATGTATTAATTATGATTGACTAATGAATGTGTCTAAATGTAAATAGGGCAGTTTAGATGGAGATAGAGACGGAAAAATGatctaattaaacattttaatgccattatttaaaatgttcaagTTCCTTATTTTTGATTTCAGTTATTGTTTTTGGCATCGTAAATCATTTTGATATCTATAGACCAAAAAtcatgtgtctctctcacttatcCTGCAGGTGGAGCTGTACAACTTCATGGCAAAAGACAATGTTCCATTCCACAGTGTGGTGTTCCCATGCTCTCTGCTCGGCTCACAGGACAACTACACGCTTGTCAACCATCTCATCGCTACAGGTGATGCACAAAAACTCACCTGAAAACTGTTTAGCTGATTTTggtattttaaaataagaagATCAGATGATGTCGTTTAGATAAGAAGTGTGTTCTCAGACACGAAACGAAGAATCATTAAATGTATAGTATTTGCAGTAAACATTTCTTCTGCCATGTAGTCTGTTAAGCTCTTAGTAAGCTTTGTTTGCTAAACAAAATGGGTGAGGGCAAAGATGAGGGAACTCTACAGTAACTGGATGAATGGATTCTTTACAACGTCAGTTTTTATTTGGAACAATAATTACTTGTGCTTTGTTTTCAGTAAGTCAAGTTGGACTACATTTGAGCCTTTAGTTACAAACtataaatttgtttgatttggGGGTTTTTTGCAATTAGAATATTTGAACTATGAGGATACAAAGTTCTCAAAGAGCCGTGGCATTGGAGTGTTTGGAGACATGGCTAAGGACACCGGCATTCCGTCTGATGTTTGGCGTTTCTACCTGACATACGTGAGACCTGAGGGCCAGGATTCCACCTTCTCTTGGGCTGACCTGGCTCTGAAGAACAACTCGGAACTGCTCAATAACCTGGGCAATTTTATCAACAGGTATATAGATCAGACACACTCGCAGTTTATTTCCCCTAATCgtctgtttaaataaacaaacactcgACGAACACTCATCTACACAGATAAACATGTAGACAAGCTTATTGATGACTGcattacactgttactcttCTGCACAGCTCAGTAAATATACAGGATTTTTTATTGACCAGATTTGTTCTTCttgttctgtctctgtctttttttcccctctgtctCTTAGGGCAGGCATGTTTGTGAGTAAGTTCTTTAATGGCTGTGTGCCGGAGATTGTTCTGCAGGATGAAGACAAGCGTCTTATCGCTCAGGTGTCCTGGGAGCTTAAGCAGTACATCCAGTTGCTGGACAAAGTCAGGTCAGAAATGTCTTTTAGTTTCTTTTGAACAAATCTCTTTgatttgtttaattcattttaatttacatgCATTTTGTATTGAGGTTAAATTTTATAATACCAGTTTTATACTTGCCTATAAAACACTTGCAGTAAAAATTGCTGTGAAATGACCAAAACAATCATCtataatcaatttttttttcttcaaaaacgAATGCAATTTGAGAACATCAGCTTTTAATGAATATGTTTGAAAGACAACCTTCACAATGTATATGTATGATTTCTAAATACCCCACAGCACTGCCAGTATTCTGTTACGAGATgtctttttaattatatattagttGCTCCTGACAACTGGAGATAAATCTTTATGCAATGAACAGGATATGATTTCCATGTACGTTAAAGTAGTATTATAGTAGCGGTCATATAATATTTCAAGATTTAATGTGATGTGATTTACGAAAGAAAATGTACATtgaaacgtttttgttttttttttagatttacttTATATATCTTATTATTTAGATGATAAATTCTaccttcaaataaaaaaatgtatttactgcCTATTGCAATTATTagacattttataatatatttagaatTAATTCATTACTGGTTCAGGTATAATACAGATGCAAGATATATATCTAGGTTTGAGTCTTTTAggtaatgttttattcagaaaGCACAATAGTTTGAAGACTTCTGCATCTTTGTGGTTTTCAAAAAGTCAAAGCCgaaaataaatgttcaaaacTTTAcgttacatataatataatttcaaatgtaaacatgaccatgtttggtgattttattttattgtgggGTTTTCTTTTGCTCAGGATTCGTGATGCCCTGAAGAGCATTCTCAACATCTCCCGCCATGGCAACCAGTATATTCAGAGTAATGAACCCTGGAAGAAGATCAAAGGAGGAGATGTGGACAGGCAAGTAATGTGAATTAACATCAATGTGATTATAGTCTCTGTCACTTAGTGAGGAAATATGCATGGGTTCAATTCAAAtacaatgatttattttttttaattagaggAAATCATTTTAAGCATCTCTTCCAATTAATACAGGTACTCTcggtacaattttatttttgacaGCAGAATTACTCTGAGGTcgtcatatttgtgtgtgttctgtaggaAACGTGCAGGCACAGTAACCGGCGT
This window harbors:
- the mars1 gene encoding methionine--tRNA ligase, cytoplasmic isoform X2 codes for the protein MKLFVSEGSPQCVKVLAALVHTGVTCDVQMLSHEESVVSFLSHPVLPALLLPSGQQLFSANAICQYLFEVGGNEITDASRQLLEWEATELQPVLLQALHVAMLQGKKSEAGTLLKNPLSWLEQHLGEKNTQFLTAETVGVADIVLWAALYPVLSDSALEAGELRSVRGWFERVSPLPACTKAVQKILPGKELNAMKNFLQKQPAPHAQRRENLPSEIEDTEHVMTEEEIEVAAQAWSKGLPECDEPVKRQHPILPKEGKRNVLVTSALPYVNNVPHLGNIIGCVLSADVFSRYGRLRDWNLLYVCGTDEYGTATENKALEEGITPQQICDKYFAVHSAIYKWFQIDFDYFGRTTTQQQTEISQNIFFRLYERGFLHEDIVEQLRCENCQRFLADRFVEGVCPNCKYPEARGDQCDKCGRLINAVDLKDPQCKVCGQTPVIRTSKHLFLDLPKLEGELETWLEQSCNTGDWTANAKQITRSWIRDGLKPRCITRDLKWGTPVPLPEYSEKVFYVWFDAPIGYLSITANYTSEWEKWWKNPQQVELYNFMAKDNVPFHSVVFPCSLLGSQDNYTLVNHLIATEYLNYEDTKFSKSRGIGVFGDMAKDTGIPSDVWRFYLTYVRPEGQDSTFSWADLALKNNSELLNNLGNFINRAGMFVSKFFNGCVPEIVLQDEDKRLIAQVSWELKQYIQLLDKVRIRDALKSILNISRHGNQYIQSNEPWKKIKGGDVDRKRAGTVTGVSVNVACLLSAVLEPYMPTVSQTIRAQLQAPDNCATAMLGAEGCFLRSLPTGHQIGTVRPLFQKLEPEQIEILRKKFGGQQTGPSNKISPTETKSPTAAEPNASKGNK
- the mars1 gene encoding methionine--tRNA ligase, cytoplasmic isoform X1; the encoded protein is MKLFVSEGSPQCVKVLAALVHTGVTCDVQMLSHEESVVSFLSHPVLPALLLPSGQQLFSANAICQYLFEVGGNEITDASRQLLEWEATELQPVLLQALHVAMLQGKKSEAGTLLKNPLSWLEQHLGEKNTQFLTAETVGVADIVLWAALYPVLSDSALEAGELRSVRGWFERVSPLPACTKAVQKILPGKELNAMKNFLQKQPAPHAQRRENLPSEIEDTEHVMTEEEIEVAAQAWSKGLPECDEPVKRQHPILPKEGKRNVLVTSALPYVNNVPHLGNIIGCVLSADVFSRYGRLRDWNLLYVCGTDEYGTATENKALEEGITPQQICDKYFAVHSAIYKWFQIDFDYFGRTTTQQQTEISQNIFFRLYERGFLHEDIVEQLRCENCQRFLADRFVEGVCPNCKYPEARGDQCDKCGRLINAVDLKDPQCKVCGQTPVIRTSKHLFLDLPKLEGELETWLEQSCNTGDWTANAKQITRSWIRDGLKPRCITRDLKWGTPVPLPEYSEKVFYVWFDAPIGYLSITANYTSEWEKWWKNPQQVELYNFMAKDNVPFHSVVFPCSLLGSQDNYTLVNHLIATEYLNYEDTKFSKSRGIGVFGDMAKDTGIPSDVWRFYLTYVRPEGQDSTFSWADLALKNNSELLNNLGNFINRAGMFVSKFFNGCVPEIVLQDEDKRLIAQVSWELKQYIQLLDKVRIRDALKSILNISRHGNQYIQSNEPWKKIKGGDVDRKRAGTVTGVSVNVACLLSAVLEPYMPTVSQTIRAQLQAPDNCATAMLGAEGCFLRSLPTGHQIGTVRPLFQKLEPEQIEILRKKFGGQQPEEETPTGKTGPSNKISPTETKSPTAAEPNASKGNK